The following proteins are co-located in the Kiritimatiellaceae bacterium genome:
- a CDS encoding response regulator: MTKDRLLVIDDELGPRESLRFLFKDLYDVTCVDSVDKGVAALKENAPDCIITDIKMPGKTGIQGLKEIRAIDRQVSIIMLTGFGSLETAQDAIRHGATDYLKKPFDTDEIREVVAGYVRRTKLNRKQIAATQHLEALTTQLQEQLNTKEKLASLGEESSEFVHDLGNPLSVINGYVQILIKDIKDQKNLGKEINVAYLEQIEKSVSRCRDMLTLWRERSKRADSSIKKLLLGDLVTEVALNAKTLAAAKSAQVNLVPGPADCRIEGDNVQIFRAIQNIVGNAVEALPASGGVITVCWKVDGRRALVEVEDNGGGFPLEKLSDMQTKHYTTKGASGGMGLGLFITKNIAEAHGGSLILANNKAGSGALVTLAFPHLN, encoded by the coding sequence ATGACAAAAGACCGGTTGCTTGTAATTGACGACGAACTCGGCCCGCGGGAAAGCCTGCGCTTTCTGTTTAAAGACCTCTACGACGTAACCTGTGTTGACTCCGTGGATAAAGGCGTTGCGGCCCTGAAAGAAAATGCGCCGGACTGCATCATCACCGACATCAAAATGCCGGGGAAAACCGGCATTCAAGGCTTGAAAGAAATTCGCGCCATCGACCGGCAGGTTTCCATTATCATGCTCACCGGCTTCGGTTCGCTCGAAACGGCGCAAGATGCCATCCGCCACGGCGCCACCGACTATCTGAAAAAGCCCTTCGACACAGACGAAATCCGCGAAGTGGTCGCCGGTTATGTACGGCGCACCAAGCTCAACCGGAAACAAATCGCTGCCACCCAGCACCTTGAAGCGCTGACAACTCAGTTGCAGGAACAGCTTAATACCAAAGAAAAACTGGCCTCGCTTGGCGAAGAATCGTCCGAATTTGTGCACGATCTCGGCAATCCGCTCAGCGTCATCAACGGCTATGTCCAGATCCTCATCAAAGATATCAAGGATCAAAAGAATCTGGGCAAAGAGATTAATGTCGCCTATCTGGAACAGATCGAAAAAAGCGTTTCCCGCTGCCGCGACATGCTAACCCTGTGGCGCGAACGCTCCAAACGGGCCGATTCCTCCATCAAAAAACTTCTGCTTGGCGATCTCGTCACCGAAGTGGCTCTCAACGCCAAAACCCTCGCTGCCGCGAAATCTGCGCAGGTAAATCTGGTTCCCGGTCCGGCAGACTGCCGCATCGAAGGTGACAACGTGCAAATTTTCCGGGCTATCCAGAATATCGTCGGCAACGCTGTTGAAGCCCTGCCCGCTTCCGGCGGTGTCATCACCGTATGCTGGAAAGTCGACGGACGCCGTGCGCTGGTTGAAGTCGAAGATAACGGCGGCGGCTTCCCGCTCGAAAAATTGTCTGATATGCAGACAAAGCACTACACCACCAAAGGCGCGTCCGGCGGAATGGGCCTCGGTTTGTTCATCACCAAGAACATTGCCGAAGCACATGGCGGATCGCTCATCCTCGCCAACAACAAAGCAGGCTCCGGCGCGCTGGTCACCCTCGCTTTCCC